In one window of Pseudobdellovibrionaceae bacterium DNA:
- a CDS encoding MotA/TolQ/ExbB proton channel family protein: MYIIAVVFAATMVLVIERILTLQKLTIDKSSLNESLFSMILRGDLKQAITFCDRKPAPVTNTLKAGLVQVLNRRPDEEVQVAMDASVLRETPRLEGWTAFLAVFGNVAVLIGLMGTIFGLIASFRGVANADAATKAQMLSAGISEALNCTAFGLLVAIIAIVSYGFFQIRIGRAINDMQESSMNLMNLVVANRDKIKG, encoded by the coding sequence ATGTATATCATCGCAGTGGTTTTCGCAGCAACAATGGTATTGGTTATCGAACGTATTTTGACGTTGCAAAAACTGACCATTGATAAAAGCAGTTTAAACGAAAGTTTATTCAGCATGATTTTACGGGGAGATCTCAAGCAGGCGATCACATTTTGCGATCGAAAGCCAGCTCCCGTGACAAACACATTGAAGGCCGGATTGGTGCAGGTGTTGAATCGCCGCCCAGATGAAGAGGTGCAAGTGGCAATGGATGCATCTGTTCTTCGCGAAACACCACGCCTTGAGGGGTGGACCGCATTTTTGGCTGTGTTCGGTAACGTCGCAGTGCTGATTGGTCTTATGGGTACCATCTTTGGACTGATTGCTTCATTTAGAGGTGTGGCTAATGCAGATGCGGCAACAAAGGCACAGATGCTTTCTGCCGGTATTTCTGAGGCGCTTAACTGTACAGCGTTTGGACTGCTTGTTGCGATCATAGCGATCGTGTCTTACGGGTTTTTCCAAATACGTATTGGACGGGCTATTAATGACATGCAAGAAAGTAGCATGAATCTTATGAACTTGGTTGTAGCAAACCGCGATAAGATTAAGGGTTAA
- the lptB gene encoding LPS export ABC transporter ATP-binding protein → MNQLVIKGISKSFRQRQVVDQVSFAIHSKEVVGLLGPNGAGKTTSFYMVVGLLTPDSGTILLNDNDISQLPMYQRARLGLSYLPQEPSIFRRLTVRENLMVALEALSLTSAERSERLESLLEEFSIQHIRDSYGFSLSGGERRRVEIARSLAGQPKFLLLDEPFAGIDPIAVGDIQDIIKKLKEQGLGVLITDHNVRETLGICDYAHILKDGKVEVAGSPNEIAGSEVARRFYLGENFTL, encoded by the coding sequence TTGAATCAACTAGTGATTAAAGGAATTAGTAAATCTTTTCGTCAACGTCAGGTTGTCGATCAAGTGTCGTTTGCCATCCATAGCAAGGAAGTGGTGGGACTTTTGGGGCCTAATGGGGCGGGTAAGACGACGAGCTTTTACATGGTTGTGGGACTGCTCACACCAGATAGCGGCACGATTTTATTGAATGACAATGATATCAGTCAGTTGCCCATGTATCAGAGGGCCAGGCTCGGGTTGAGTTATTTACCCCAAGAGCCCAGCATATTTCGTCGCTTGACTGTGAGAGAAAATCTTATGGTGGCGCTTGAGGCATTGTCCCTGACATCGGCAGAGCGGAGTGAGCGCCTAGAAAGTTTACTTGAGGAATTTAGCATTCAACATATTCGTGACAGTTATGGTTTTTCACTTTCAGGTGGTGAGCGGCGGCGTGTTGAGATTGCTCGATCTTTGGCTGGGCAACCTAAATTTCTGCTTCTAGACGAGCCTTTCGCCGGTATCGATCCCATTGCGGTGGGTGATATTCAAGATATTATAAAAAAACTTAAAGAACAGGGACTGGGCGTATTAATTACAGACCACAATGTCAGAGAAACCTTGGGAATTTGTGATTATGCGCATATATTAAAAGATGGGAAGGTTGAAGTTGCCGGTAGCCCTAATGAAATTGCGGGTTCAGAAGTGGCTCGTAGATTTTATTTGGGCGAAAACTTCACACTTTGA
- a CDS encoding biopolymer transporter ExbD → MPIHVPGVRNRRGRAAGAKRSVVAVLSLTAMVDLFTVLVVFLLQNYNVTGQALEIPKGVELPSAQEVKELKPANVVIVGEDFVRLNNEVIIPVADVKRQTAWEIDKLIARLKELIEKGKKEDQSVATKLRDAVKRKSEKEGEEEELPEYRKITIQADKEIDFLSIKKLMYSATQAGIYEINFAVMKRAGEKDAS, encoded by the coding sequence ATGCCAATCCATGTACCTGGTGTTCGCAATCGTCGTGGCCGCGCCGCTGGTGCTAAAAGAAGTGTGGTAGCGGTATTGTCATTAACTGCTATGGTGGATTTGTTCACGGTGCTAGTTGTATTTTTACTGCAAAACTACAACGTCACAGGACAAGCTCTTGAGATTCCAAAGGGCGTTGAACTTCCCTCGGCTCAAGAGGTCAAGGAGTTAAAGCCGGCCAATGTGGTGATTGTGGGAGAAGATTTTGTGAGATTGAATAACGAAGTCATCATACCTGTGGCAGATGTAAAACGCCAAACAGCGTGGGAAATTGACAAGCTGATTGCGCGGTTAAAGGAATTGATTGAAAAAGGTAAAAAAGAAGATCAATCGGTAGCCACAAAACTGCGTGACGCGGTCAAAAGAAAGTCTGAAAAGGAAGGCGAAGAGGAAGAGCTGCCAGAATACCGAAAGATAACAATTCAGGCTGACAAAGAAATAGATTTTCTATCCATTAAAAAGCTGATGTATTCAGCCACTCAGGCGGGAATTTACGAAATCAATTTTGCAGTGATGAAAAGAGCCGGAGAAAAAGACGCTTCTTAA
- the lptC gene encoding LPS export ABC transporter periplasmic protein LptC: MLEKKWASWALTVLFTLLAVEIIIVAPDHLEISQSPSAESQSALAESPDRASQTMTGVHLVETREKAKEWELWAKKAVGFDQRESWALNDIRAMFFSSDGVTFTVTGDHGRVDLVTKNMRVTGNVVTRSSNGYVFQTDNVEYRSDKRILESATKVFMAGPKDRQGERLKLTGLKMVTDLTDSLMKVFDEVRGQKKTKDEKVISVQSEQAEFSGRSQQARFLKNVKVGLGPMSLTGPEVEFNFDQDAGQFTTMAVSGGVKVKDKDKQATAEKLHVDLSKNKFVFTGNPKVIQDDDELQGDEIVFLDGGQSVRINKARAKMGADRLESGY, encoded by the coding sequence ATGTTGGAGAAAAAATGGGCCAGTTGGGCTCTCACAGTGCTTTTTACTCTGTTGGCCGTGGAGATCATCATCGTGGCTCCCGATCATTTGGAGATTTCTCAGAGCCCTTCGGCCGAGTCTCAATCGGCACTCGCTGAAAGTCCAGATAGAGCCAGTCAGACAATGACCGGTGTGCACTTAGTGGAGACGCGAGAAAAGGCCAAGGAGTGGGAGTTGTGGGCGAAAAAGGCGGTGGGATTTGACCAGCGTGAGTCGTGGGCCTTGAACGATATTCGCGCCATGTTTTTTTCATCTGATGGCGTCACATTTACAGTGACAGGCGATCACGGCCGAGTGGATTTGGTGACTAAAAACATGCGCGTCACGGGCAACGTGGTGACTCGCTCCTCAAACGGCTATGTTTTTCAAACAGATAACGTGGAGTACAGATCGGATAAGCGAATTCTTGAAAGCGCGACTAAGGTGTTTATGGCGGGCCCCAAGGATAGACAGGGCGAGCGTCTGAAGCTGACTGGCTTAAAAATGGTGACGGACCTTACGGACTCCCTCATGAAGGTGTTTGATGAAGTCCGTGGCCAAAAAAAGACAAAAGACGAAAAGGTCATATCGGTGCAGAGTGAGCAAGCGGAATTCAGTGGTCGGTCCCAGCAAGCCCGCTTTTTGAAGAATGTGAAAGTGGGACTTGGTCCTATGAGTCTTACGGGCCCAGAGGTGGAATTTAATTTCGATCAAGATGCCGGGCAATTCACTACGATGGCGGTTTCCGGCGGGGTTAAAGTGAAAGACAAAGACAAGCAGGCCACTGCGGAAAAGCTTCACGTGGACTTGTCAAAAAATAAATTTGTCTTTACTGGTAATCCGAAAGTGATTCAGGATGACGATGAGTTGCAAGGGGATGAAATAGTCTTTCTCGACGGTGGACAAAGCGTGCGTATCAATAAAGCCCGCGCTAAAATGGGGGCTGATCGATTGGAGAGTGGATATTGA
- a CDS encoding tetratricopeptide repeat protein → MQKWIQILILTISCGVAQLAVAQFEDSSGKLVENTEANVDTVTRENRDALEKAFNGSDEQAFLDAVAVVLGKDAKNAEGLNALAAWYIKNKKSGLAEVILNRALESHPEDPALHNNLGVVYQMQGKFFEAIASFRKAVSFKTDHIAAGINLGSVYLAYGDFEKAVEALRPGYLSLGSDLGRGKTPAVEVANNYAVAMFEKGDGAEATKIFQKIDESEVRNEVVLLNYAILLANTESDKKNALRVISRLRFLTEDPGVRKRLDQIEQQMDSK, encoded by the coding sequence ATGCAAAAATGGATACAAATTTTAATTCTCACGATAAGCTGCGGGGTCGCACAATTGGCGGTAGCCCAATTTGAGGATTCTTCAGGCAAATTGGTGGAGAATACAGAGGCCAACGTTGATACGGTGACCCGAGAAAATCGAGACGCCCTAGAAAAGGCCTTCAATGGTTCAGATGAGCAGGCCTTCCTGGATGCAGTAGCCGTTGTTCTGGGTAAAGATGCCAAAAATGCTGAAGGCTTAAATGCTCTGGCAGCTTGGTACATTAAAAACAAAAAGTCCGGTCTTGCCGAAGTTATTTTGAATCGAGCTTTAGAAAGTCACCCTGAAGACCCCGCTTTACATAATAATTTAGGCGTAGTTTATCAAATGCAGGGCAAGTTTTTTGAGGCCATTGCGTCGTTTCGAAAAGCTGTGAGTTTTAAGACTGACCATATTGCCGCCGGCATTAATCTGGGTAGTGTTTATCTGGCCTATGGTGATTTCGAAAAGGCCGTTGAAGCATTAAGGCCTGGATATTTAAGTTTAGGTTCAGACCTTGGTCGCGGAAAAACACCTGCCGTAGAGGTGGCCAACAATTATGCAGTGGCCATGTTTGAAAAAGGTGACGGTGCTGAGGCGACAAAGATTTTTCAAAAGATTGATGAAAGTGAAGTTCGAAATGAGGTGGTTTTATTAAATTATGCTATACTATTAGCAAATACAGAGTCAGATAAGAAAAATGCGTTGCGGGTTATTAGTCGCCTTCGATTTCTGACGGAAGATCCGGGTGTTAGGAAGCGCCTTGATCAAATTGAACAACAGATGGATTCAAAGTGA
- a CDS encoding biopolymer transporter ExbD, which produces MAHIEEGGSGRQANVEVNIVPFIDLMSVLVIFLLITAVWSQVSMIQIGSSVYGQKSEDESVKPPDRIEIPFRVDVKTSGYRVQVGPQSTVIPKVGEEYDTARLLTEVKKVKEIYPDKTDVVITVADSLPYKTLIGGMDVLLQAGFPQIAVTSEVQ; this is translated from the coding sequence ATGGCACATATTGAAGAAGGTGGCTCAGGTCGGCAAGCTAACGTAGAGGTCAATATCGTCCCCTTTATTGACCTTATGAGCGTGTTAGTGATCTTTTTGTTGATCACTGCCGTGTGGTCGCAGGTTTCAATGATTCAAATCGGAAGCTCAGTGTATGGGCAAAAGAGTGAGGATGAATCGGTTAAGCCTCCAGATCGTATTGAAATTCCATTTCGTGTGGATGTGAAAACGAGTGGTTACCGAGTTCAAGTAGGGCCGCAGAGTACTGTGATACCCAAGGTTGGTGAAGAGTATGATACGGCTCGGTTATTGACTGAGGTAAAAAAAGTGAAAGAGATTTACCCTGATAAAACTGATGTCGTAATCACTGTAGCCGATTCATTGCCATACAAAACTTTAATTGGTGGGATGGATGTTCTGCTGCAGGCAGGTTTTCCCCAAATTGCTGTGACGTCGGAGGTGCAATAA
- a CDS encoding tetratricopeptide repeat protein produces MLEREVVSKLKSGRSLALIMPLIIGIVVGISPPMAFSQQQKKNRTVGDILKTIEKQARESQIQKEKSALPEAAAQQKSAPKTYKITAPKSSKFYYEQGSDEGALEQATDDAIKQTVRVIKRLGRSPKRGELWLRLAELYVDKARLIDFRIQNKYDEQLKLYQEGKVKSRPKLVLDEANKYNIEAIKLYELFLKDFPKDDKVPQALYFLGYNYFELGDVAKGEVFYQRLTKEYPKSTYVTESNFTLGEYYFEKENYKEAHKYYVRVVKDKSHRLYSFGWYKLAWSLFKLGEHSKAIAGLRQVIFIGRKNKGQSESDGRVPQIKLASEAIKDLVLFYGESGKYKTARSDFKKIVGTKNLDRMIERLGYYYVDTGNRDGARYLFKQLIESDPNAEKAFDYQYQIVNLYSSAGSSKVLRSELYGWIQGYGPGSLWAKSNAQNPELVTKSHALIETTLRNYVLRQHQAAQNSRSKFSQQQAKAGYQLYFNTFKQTEKSDEMHFFFGELLFDVGDYERAAYHYLWVSDNAPNSKYMEQASLNALLALEKNLPQPAEIRKIVGKSIKPVPFDRTINAFIKAAGKYTKSYGESDNYVAIRYKVGSLYYYYNHFDEALEIFWDLVEKHSSTKYSQFAANNILDIYNLKKDYVGLEKAAERLLGVQNIAKSDVGSQIKDVKLKTAFKQARQLEEGKDYAGSAKAYENFALKNPMSELAVSASYNSAVNYERAGNLAKALGMYAIVLRSNDKKNEGLKKDSLKFSALAYEKTGQYLSAAEAYEKYAAQNPKDSQTPDFYFSAAVIREGVFQYSSALSSYQKYLDKSGRKDRWEALYLMAGIWEKRGKLSKAAELYEKYIMSPSQNFAGIVEAIHKVASLNEKMGRTSKANEWYTKTIRVQKRFKARGNDVGVRFAADAQFKLIYKTYEELRAIKLPSPKSLKDQRQVLAFNKKLQKIEQLQKELKTVVSYDDADTIVAALTLQGQAFHDLSAALANADLPPGLNNDQKKMIRDGLNEQAKKNAELAFGFYENALTKSYSLHAYNIWTKTARLGANQLDKTKYIDYGFEIFSSQQVDTLGL; encoded by the coding sequence ATGTTGGAACGAGAAGTTGTCAGTAAATTAAAGTCTGGGCGCAGCCTTGCATTGATAATGCCGCTGATTATTGGCATTGTTGTCGGGATTTCTCCGCCAATGGCATTCTCCCAGCAGCAGAAGAAAAACCGAACTGTCGGTGATATTTTAAAGACCATTGAAAAACAGGCGCGCGAGAGCCAAATTCAAAAAGAAAAAAGCGCTCTCCCAGAAGCGGCCGCTCAACAAAAATCCGCACCTAAGACCTATAAGATCACGGCGCCGAAGTCTTCAAAGTTTTATTACGAGCAAGGCAGTGACGAAGGGGCTTTGGAGCAGGCCACAGACGACGCCATCAAGCAGACAGTGCGTGTGATAAAGCGTCTAGGGCGAAGTCCAAAGAGGGGCGAGCTTTGGTTGCGTTTGGCTGAACTCTATGTAGACAAAGCTAGGCTCATTGATTTTCGAATACAGAACAAGTATGACGAACAGCTTAAACTATACCAAGAAGGTAAAGTGAAGAGCCGTCCGAAATTAGTTTTGGATGAAGCTAATAAATACAATATTGAGGCCATCAAGCTATACGAACTATTTCTGAAAGACTTTCCGAAAGACGATAAGGTTCCGCAGGCACTTTACTTCTTGGGGTACAATTATTTCGAATTAGGTGATGTGGCTAAGGGCGAGGTTTTCTACCAGAGGCTGACAAAAGAGTATCCCAAAAGCACATATGTCACAGAGTCAAATTTCACATTGGGTGAGTACTATTTCGAAAAAGAAAACTACAAAGAGGCCCACAAGTACTACGTGCGCGTTGTAAAAGACAAGAGTCACAGGCTATACAGTTTTGGCTGGTATAAGCTAGCATGGAGTCTATTTAAATTAGGCGAGCATTCAAAGGCAATTGCAGGATTGCGCCAGGTTATTTTTATTGGTCGAAAAAATAAAGGCCAATCAGAATCTGATGGACGGGTGCCGCAAATTAAGCTGGCCTCAGAGGCCATCAAAGATCTCGTTTTGTTTTATGGAGAGTCGGGCAAATATAAAACGGCTCGTAGCGATTTCAAAAAGATTGTTGGAACCAAAAACCTAGACCGTATGATCGAGCGTCTGGGCTATTATTATGTAGACACCGGCAATCGCGATGGGGCGAGATATTTATTCAAGCAGTTGATCGAATCGGATCCCAATGCTGAAAAGGCGTTTGATTACCAATATCAAATTGTGAACCTTTATTCTTCGGCAGGCTCATCAAAAGTTCTTCGCTCAGAACTTTATGGTTGGATTCAAGGCTATGGGCCCGGTAGCTTGTGGGCGAAGTCAAATGCCCAAAATCCAGAACTTGTGACAAAATCCCATGCGTTGATTGAGACAACGCTCCGAAACTATGTTTTGCGCCAACATCAAGCGGCTCAAAATTCAAGGTCGAAATTTTCGCAGCAGCAAGCCAAGGCTGGATACCAGTTGTACTTTAATACATTCAAACAAACTGAAAAATCAGATGAAATGCATTTCTTCTTTGGTGAACTCCTGTTTGATGTGGGTGACTATGAACGGGCAGCGTATCACTATTTGTGGGTCTCTGATAACGCTCCCAATAGCAAGTACATGGAGCAGGCTTCTCTTAATGCCCTTTTGGCGTTAGAGAAGAATCTGCCTCAGCCTGCTGAGATTCGTAAAATTGTTGGTAAAAGCATCAAGCCTGTGCCATTTGATCGCACGATCAATGCTTTCATAAAAGCCGCTGGCAAATACACTAAATCCTACGGAGAAAGCGACAACTACGTAGCTATTCGGTACAAGGTGGGAAGTTTATACTACTATTACAATCATTTTGACGAAGCTTTGGAAATTTTTTGGGACCTTGTAGAGAAACACTCTAGCACAAAATACAGTCAATTTGCCGCTAATAATATTCTTGATATCTATAATCTAAAGAAAGATTACGTGGGTCTAGAAAAGGCGGCGGAACGACTTCTGGGTGTGCAGAATATTGCAAAATCTGATGTCGGGTCTCAGATAAAAGATGTGAAATTAAAAACCGCATTTAAGCAGGCCCGTCAACTTGAAGAAGGAAAAGACTATGCCGGTAGTGCGAAAGCCTATGAGAATTTTGCACTTAAAAATCCAATGAGTGAACTCGCAGTGAGTGCCTCGTACAATTCGGCAGTAAACTATGAGCGCGCGGGCAATCTAGCAAAAGCCCTGGGAATGTATGCCATTGTTTTAAGAAGTAACGATAAAAAGAACGAAGGGCTAAAGAAAGACTCTTTGAAGTTCTCTGCACTGGCCTATGAAAAAACGGGCCAGTATTTGAGCGCAGCTGAAGCCTACGAGAAATATGCAGCGCAAAACCCAAAGGACAGTCAGACTCCCGATTTTTATTTTAGTGCAGCCGTTATTAGAGAAGGCGTTTTTCAGTACTCATCGGCGCTATCGAGCTACCAAAAATACTTGGACAAATCGGGTCGAAAAGATCGCTGGGAAGCCCTGTATTTGATGGCAGGAATTTGGGAAAAGCGAGGCAAGTTGTCGAAGGCGGCGGAGCTTTACGAAAAATATATTATGAGCCCTTCGCAGAACTTTGCTGGCATAGTTGAGGCCATCCATAAGGTGGCGTCCCTTAATGAAAAAATGGGTCGAACATCTAAAGCCAACGAATGGTACACGAAGACCATTAGAGTTCAAAAACGATTTAAAGCCAGAGGCAATGACGTGGGTGTACGTTTTGCCGCAGATGCCCAGTTCAAATTGATCTATAAAACCTATGAAGAGCTGCGAGCCATCAAGTTGCCGAGTCCGAAGAGCCTAAAAGATCAAAGGCAGGTTTTGGCGTTTAATAAAAAACTTCAAAAAATCGAACAGCTGCAAAAAGAATTAAAGACAGTTGTGTCTTACGATGATGCAGACACCATAGTAGCTGCGTTAACACTTCAGGGCCAGGCGTTTCATGATTTGTCAGCAGCACTTGCCAACGCCGATTTGCCGCCAGGCCTAAATAATGATCAAAAGAAAATGATACGGGATGGTTTGAATGAGCAGGCCAAAAAGAACGCTGAATTAGCCTTTGGATTTTACGAAAATGCACTGACAAAAAGCTACAGTTTACATGCCTACAATATATGGACAAAGACAGCCCGACTGGGAGCTAACCAATTGGATAAGACAAAATATATTGATTATGGCTTTGAGATTTTCAGTAGCCAACAGGTGGACACTTTAGGGTTGTAG
- a CDS encoding DUF4339 domain-containing protein → MMIKWYACLNEEVSGPYTTDQVKQGLDTGEFSSEMMIWGRAMAEWLTAQQWRAQLDQLLNQPSQQNKRPQMWHYAYLGESFGPLPRTELLDALAKIDTKKEVLIWTKGMKSWADLFHFQDIIEDLGINRREFPRARVTGSVVIHSDERVVIGRLATIGAGGFGAVQLDDSITAGNLVTAELKTELLSESIKVRAIVQYVSQEGFVGFKFERISAEAQNEIIAYVNKTTAAKAA, encoded by the coding sequence ATGATGATAAAATGGTATGCCTGCTTAAATGAAGAAGTCTCTGGACCTTACACCACCGATCAGGTGAAACAAGGATTAGACACTGGTGAGTTTTCCTCTGAGATGATGATCTGGGGACGCGCTATGGCAGAGTGGCTGACCGCCCAACAGTGGCGGGCGCAATTGGATCAGCTTCTGAATCAGCCCAGTCAACAAAATAAGCGACCGCAAATGTGGCACTATGCCTACCTCGGAGAGAGCTTCGGACCTTTGCCCCGAACTGAACTCTTAGACGCTCTTGCGAAAATCGATACAAAAAAAGAAGTGCTCATTTGGACAAAGGGAATGAAGTCCTGGGCCGATTTATTTCACTTTCAAGACATTATCGAAGACCTTGGGATTAACCGCAGGGAGTTTCCGCGGGCCCGGGTCACCGGATCTGTGGTCATTCATTCTGATGAACGAGTGGTCATTGGCCGACTCGCAACCATTGGAGCCGGTGGTTTTGGAGCCGTACAACTGGATGACAGTATCACTGCAGGAAACTTAGTGACTGCAGAACTGAAAACGGAACTCCTTTCGGAGTCGATTAAGGTACGCGCGATAGTTCAGTATGTCAGCCAAGAAGGATTTGTCGGGTTCAAATTCGAGCGGATTTCTGCCGAAGCACAAAATGAGATTATTGCATACGTCAACAAAACCACAGCTGCAAAAGCCGCTTAA
- a CDS encoding AgmX/PglI C-terminal domain-containing protein, with product MKQPVFLRIYKGDQLVEVKQFDQQQVVIGKNGDLDIALQDQNVSPIHAMIEERDSGYYVSDLGSQLGTFHNGEKTFDGQLNSGDELTIGAYKIQFFIGIPKPVQPPQAAAKPGAAGLSSDKAVSGETKIIPPVPGKAHEAAAVTPESEISLDEETATGIVSEENEITREIPIDGDTKRISLSELEKLDEASQPASSSAGGTFAPSSEVSDLSEIIKPDKGPIVEVIVAWKERILSTNHFSEKGIVYIGSDPNCDIVVPLLGVEMGRYPLLSLDALAIIKVLPTMGGHFVRGNKTEPLGDLIKQNRLVSVGGHYEMQLGQGELLNLQLEDGLINVYIRYVPETPKPIAAPLLDLTTSEAAGVVAAIAVALIFALYMAVYAPGKLEDENRVEEPIRKAIVKFTPPTPPKKVEVKQETVPTQKKIVKVTEKSKKAEATTKKEPGQAAQVKPKETQTKKKVVTSARPGGSKKMGKEASSAKTVEVDPTQVGLLGAFAGRGMQQKLDKAATGAGSLMGLADQQTGRSGMGEDRPGDRLGTRGFADGAGGKGSSTVGIGDVGIKGGRGTGNFGSGVGGIGQRGRVDVNIGGDDAEFEGTIDREAIRRVILANKRAIKACYERALTRNRGLSGKLVLQWNIEERGRVTAAKVVSNQLDDTVSSCIIQRLKTWKFPEPPADQIAQVQYPFVFSSQ from the coding sequence TTGAAGCAGCCAGTGTTCTTAAGAATATATAAAGGCGATCAGTTGGTCGAGGTTAAACAATTCGATCAACAACAGGTGGTGATTGGCAAAAATGGCGATTTGGACATTGCCTTGCAAGATCAAAACGTTTCGCCCATTCACGCTATGATCGAAGAGCGAGATAGCGGCTACTACGTGTCCGACTTGGGTTCGCAATTAGGCACCTTTCATAACGGTGAGAAAACCTTTGACGGCCAACTGAACTCGGGCGACGAGCTGACCATTGGCGCTTATAAAATTCAGTTTTTTATTGGTATTCCAAAGCCAGTGCAGCCACCTCAGGCCGCAGCAAAACCTGGAGCTGCGGGACTATCTTCCGACAAAGCTGTGTCTGGTGAAACAAAAATTATTCCGCCCGTTCCAGGCAAGGCACACGAGGCCGCAGCGGTCACGCCAGAAAGTGAAATATCTTTAGATGAGGAAACGGCCACAGGAATCGTATCTGAAGAAAATGAGATCACGCGAGAGATTCCCATTGATGGAGACACTAAGCGGATTTCACTTTCTGAACTTGAAAAGCTAGATGAAGCTTCGCAACCAGCGTCCAGTTCTGCCGGTGGCACTTTTGCGCCATCAAGTGAAGTGAGTGACCTCAGTGAAATCATCAAGCCTGACAAGGGACCCATAGTTGAAGTCATTGTGGCGTGGAAAGAGCGAATCTTAAGTACCAATCACTTTAGTGAAAAAGGCATCGTTTATATAGGCTCAGACCCAAATTGTGACATTGTAGTGCCCCTACTTGGTGTTGAAATGGGGCGCTATCCACTTTTGAGTTTGGACGCGCTGGCAATTATTAAAGTGCTCCCTACAATGGGTGGTCACTTTGTTCGCGGCAATAAGACAGAGCCCCTTGGTGATTTAATAAAGCAAAACCGACTAGTGTCTGTTGGCGGTCACTACGAAATGCAATTGGGCCAAGGTGAACTTCTAAACCTTCAATTAGAAGACGGCCTGATCAATGTGTATATTCGCTATGTTCCTGAAACACCCAAGCCAATAGCAGCACCACTTTTAGATCTGACCACGTCAGAAGCTGCAGGGGTAGTGGCAGCTATTGCGGTGGCCCTTATTTTTGCGCTGTATATGGCGGTGTATGCTCCTGGAAAGCTTGAAGATGAAAATCGTGTGGAAGAGCCCATTCGTAAGGCCATTGTTAAATTTACGCCACCCACTCCACCTAAAAAAGTGGAGGTGAAGCAAGAAACTGTCCCGACCCAGAAAAAAATCGTGAAGGTGACAGAGAAATCAAAAAAAGCAGAGGCTACAACAAAAAAAGAGCCAGGGCAGGCAGCACAAGTAAAACCAAAAGAGACTCAAACTAAAAAGAAAGTGGTTACTTCTGCCCGTCCAGGCGGTTCAAAAAAAATGGGTAAAGAAGCCTCTTCAGCTAAAACAGTAGAAGTGGACCCAACGCAAGTGGGGCTTCTGGGTGCATTTGCCGGCCGAGGAATGCAACAAAAATTGGATAAAGCGGCCACCGGAGCAGGGAGTCTGATGGGATTAGCTGATCAGCAAACCGGTCGCTCCGGTATGGGCGAAGACCGGCCCGGAGATCGCCTTGGAACACGTGGGTTTGCTGACGGAGCTGGTGGTAAGGGGTCATCCACAGTGGGCATTGGTGATGTGGGCATTAAGGGTGGCCGAGGGACCGGAAATTTTGGAAGTGGTGTTGGCGGAATTGGTCAGCGAGGACGGGTGGACGTAAATATTGGTGGGGATGATGCTGAGTTTGAAGGCACCATCGACCGCGAAGCCATTCGACGAGTGATTCTTGCCAACAAAAGGGCGATTAAAGCCTGTTATGAGCGAGCCTTAACCAGAAACCGCGGGTTAAGCGGTAAACTCGTTCTGCAATGGAATATCGAAGAAAGAGGCCGTGTGACAGCGGCCAAAGTCGTGAGTAACCAGCTCGACGACACTGTATCAAGTTGTATTATTCAGCGATTGAAAACATGGAAGTTCCCTGAACCACCCGCCGATCAAATTGCGCAGGTTCAATATCCTTTCGTGTTTTCGTCGCAATAA